The Bacteroidales bacterium nucleotide sequence CAGCTTTAACACCGGTTCCGTGAGATGCGGGCTTAATGAATACTCTAGCACCGCCATATTTAGCTAATTGCTCATGAGGAATTGTTCCCTTATAAACAGGAACCTTAACCAAGTTCTTTTTGGCATCTTCAATACCCTTTGATATAGCTGTTGTAACCTCGCTTGCTTTGCCAAGGCCATATCCAACAATACCATTCTCATTACCCACCACAACTATTGCGGAGAAACTGAAGGTACGTCCACCCTTGGTTACTTTGGTAACCCTCTGAATGCTAACCAAC carries:
- the rpsE gene encoding 30S ribosomal protein S5, which produces MSANTNIRRVKSSDLELKDRLVSIQRVTKVTKGGRTFSFSAIVVVGNENGIVGYGLGKASEVTTAISKGIEDAKKNLVKVPVYKGTIPHEQLAKYGGARVFIKPASHGTGVKAGGAMRAVLESVGVTDVLAKSKGSSNPHNLVKATVMALLELRDAQNIAEHRGVSLNKVFNG